ATGAAGAGCAGCGAGAATCCGATGGGGATCTCAGGTACCCAGAGGAGCGGCTCGCCACCGTTGATGAAGGGCAGCTCATTGACGTGCAGGGCGTGGAAGACGAGCTTCACGCCGATGAACGCAAGGATCACGGCAAGCCCCTGGGCGAGGTAGATCAAGCGTTCGAGCAACCCGCCGATGAGGAAGAACAGCTGCCGCAGGCCCATCAACGCGAAGGCGTTGGCCGTAAAGACGATGTACGCCTCGCTCGTCAGGCCGTAGATCGCGGGGATGGAATCGACGGCAAAAATGAGGTCTACGAAGCCGATGGCAATGATCGTCAGCAGCATCGGAGTGATGAAGCGCGTCCCGCCCTTCTTCACGGTGAGCCGGTCCCCGTGGTACTCGTTGGTCACGGGCAGGACACGGCGCACCAGGCCCATGAACTTGCCGTTGGCCGGGTTGGAGTCATGTCCGCCGAACGCCTGCCGGTAGGCCAGGACAAGCAAGAGCGCGCCGAAAATGTAGAAAATCCACGAGAAGTTCTCGATCAGTCCGGCGCCGATGGCGATGAACGCCCCCCGCAAAATCAAGGCAATGATGATCCCGA
Above is a genomic segment from Paenarthrobacter ureafaciens containing:
- a CDS encoding TerC family protein, with the translated sequence MQVTPLIWLITIGVTILFFVYEFFAHVRKPHEPGIAESARWSAFYIILAVLFGVGIGVVSGWTFGGEYFAGYLTEKALSIDNLFVFLIVMTGFAVPKMYQQKVLMIGIIIALILRGAFIAIGAGLIENFSWIFYIFGALLLVLAYRQAFGGHDSNPANGKFMGLVRRVLPVTNEYHGDRLTVKKGGTRFITPMLLTIIAIGFVDLIFAVDSIPAIYGLTSEAYIVFTANAFALMGLRQLFFLIGGLLERLIYLAQGLAVILAFIGVKLVFHALHVNELPFINGGEPLLWVPEIPIGFSLLFIGSTIAVATLASLLKTRRTAERDNPRLPDGAAAVDGVAVGEALESAEYDGDQTTSGAAGTK